The Bacillus sp. (in: firmicutes) genome includes a region encoding these proteins:
- the pdaB gene encoding polysaccharide deacetylase family sporulation protein PdaB: protein MNGFYIVSGKKIKQGLLIVIISFFTALFLFSESLSYLSVFSTKEGPRAIYKGEKGIALTFNIGWGDEKAAPILELLKKQNVKKATFFLSGEWAERHPELVELIVKQGYEIGLLGYTYKDYTDLDDSEVRRDILMAQEVFKKLNVKNIKLLRTPTGHFDERVIQIAERLGYTLVHWSVNSHDWKNPGVEQIIKNVSVAKKGDIILLHASDSAKQTAQALPSIIQMTKKKGELQTVSEMIASGKAKTTLIR, encoded by the coding sequence ATGAATGGATTTTATATTGTCAGTGGCAAAAAAATAAAACAAGGACTGTTAATCGTCATTATTTCATTCTTTACGGCCCTGTTCCTTTTTTCTGAAAGCTTAAGCTACCTGTCTGTTTTTTCGACAAAAGAAGGACCAAGAGCCATTTATAAAGGAGAAAAAGGTATTGCGCTTACGTTTAATATCGGCTGGGGGGATGAAAAGGCCGCTCCTATTTTAGAGTTATTAAAGAAGCAGAACGTTAAAAAAGCAACGTTTTTTTTATCCGGAGAATGGGCTGAAAGACATCCTGAACTAGTTGAGCTAATCGTGAAGCAAGGGTACGAAATTGGATTACTCGGTTATACGTACAAAGATTATACCGATTTAGACGATTCGGAAGTGCGTCGAGACATTTTAATGGCGCAAGAAGTATTTAAAAAACTAAACGTCAAAAATATCAAATTACTCCGCACGCCTACAGGTCATTTCGATGAACGAGTGATTCAAATTGCTGAACGTCTTGGCTATACTCTCGTTCACTGGAGTGTAAACTCACATGACTGGAAAAATCCGGGAGTAGAACAAATTATCAAAAACGTCTCTGTCGCTAAAAAGGGAGATATTATTCTACTCCATGCTTCTGATTCCGCCAAACAAACCGCTCAAGCGCTCCCTTCTATCATTCAAATGACGAAAAAGAAAGGAGAGCTACAAACCGTTTCGGAAATGATTGCGAGCGGAAAAGCAAAAACCACATTAATTCGATAA